In the Ornithodoros turicata isolate Travis chromosome 5, ASM3712646v1, whole genome shotgun sequence genome, AACACTTTTTAAATTGAGTCCAAGTGATGATTGTGCCATTACTTGCCTTAGGCAACACGGAAAGAAATGGTGTACTACAGAAAATTATTTTGTCTGTTGAACAATTACTACTCTGCCATGACTTTTGCTCTAACTAGCCATTTGAATCTATTTTTCTAATTCCAGCAACTTGTCACTGGCAATGTGTCACGATTTATGTGCAGGTACCATTTCCTCAAATATAAATACATAGACAGTACCATTACGACATCTTGGTTACCTCATTTTtgagaaagcgaaaaaaaaatagctagTTAACACTATTCTGCTTTCTCTGATGATTTCTTGTGTCCATCTGAGACTTTTATTCAGGTGCAAGACCATGATGCACGTTGTGGTAGTATAAATAGTATATTAAGGGTGGTTACGTTGAATGGATTGTCTTTGATTTGAGCTGCAGCTCTGGCAATAGTGCGTACGCCACTGACTGAGGCTGCGTGGTCACTTTGAAAACACGAGTGCAGTCCCCACACACATGTTCTTCATGTTTGCCTGCCTTTCACATACCGGGAAATTTGTAATTTGGAAGGAACCTGCTGTCATTGGATTTTGTCTCTGTTATCTGGAATTGGTTATTTGTATCCAGACAGCAAGTACTGGGACCAATGTTCCAGAATCTCCATGATTCTGATTCGTTCATCAGGAACTGTGTCAATGGCATGTGCTGTGTGTTCCAGAAAGGCATCACATCTCACACAGTGGTAGACTAAGCGCAAGAAATCCACATGTGAACGTCAATGTCCGTCCGAAAGCATCTTTTGGCCAAATACGTTACCACCTTTCTGGAAGTTACCCTTCTTAGAACAGCAGTGTGCCTACTAATTTTGAGTAGCTCACTTTTCCTTGTGTCcttttctggagctataaagAGGTCTCCAAAATTTTTCGAGTTTCCCCGGAAGATTGCTTGGTTCGGCTATCCGGAAATTCATTTTTCAGACGAAAAGGGACAATTCCCGAGATGTCCGGATAATCGTGTTTGTGCTTTAGTAGTTATTGAAATAAGTGTTTCATATGGCTCTGTTCCTGTAAGCAGCTTTGGAGCTGCTGGATTCTGAGAAAATGTGTGTGCTTGTTTGCAGCAGTGCTTGAATCCACAAGTGCTGCATCACCTTCAGCGAGTGCAGCCAAGTCAAAGAGCATGCTCATTTCTGGTTCTGTCAAAAAAATGTCTATTTCTTGAGGAGCTTATGTCTGTTTTGCAGTACTACCTGCTGTGCCAAATATGTCATGGGCAAAGATGTGCATAAGATGCTGCATCATCGTGTTGAGAGCTGTTTAAAATTAATTTTGATTAATATGGATAACATTGTGACGCTAGCTAATGAAACCCTGTACATGAAGGCTACACTTTGTGAAAAATTTTCCTTTTCAGATTATTACAGATGGGTGCATGAAATGTTGACAACAGCCAAGGCTATGTAGTCCTTGTTCTTGCGCCTTGTTTAGATTATCAGTTTGGTTTTGGGCCAACATGCCAAATAAATTCAACTATTCAACTTTATTCTTTGTTAAATTTGTTTTCAACTATGGCTAGAAATTTAAATGGGCTGCCATAGTTAGCGTTAGTTTTTAAATTCTGAAAGAACAATTGCTTCAACTGAATTACAGCttgaaaaaaaaggtaaggtAAAATGAGGGTTTATTGCAGTCATTGTGGGCTCTGTGGGTGGTGCTTTCTACCAAGCTCAATAGATCGAAGTGTAGCTGCTTCAACGGCTTCCATGAAAGCAGCTCTGACACATCGTTTTTCAAGTGCATGTACCCCTTGAATGGTTGTGCCTTTTGGAGAACAGACATTGTCCCGCAGTTCTGCTGGATGGATCCCACTTTCCAGGACCAACTTGGCTGAGCCCTACATGAGTACCTTGTGTGAGGCAATAACCTATTGAGGCAGCCACTCACCATCACTGTCTGTGCAGCAAACTGTAAAGCCATTGTCCGTGACAGGCCCATCTTCACACCTCCATCAGCGAGACCTTCAATCATCAGGAACACCTATTGGGAAGAAATTTTTACGTGGCTAATAACAAGTAACAAAGGAACTCACGTAAGCAGGTCCGCAGCCACTGAGTCCTCCGACGGCATCCATGAGGTTCTCGGCAACTTCCTCGCAGAGGGAGATGCTCTCAAGCAGCGTCCGCAACAAGTCCATTTTCTCGTCACCAACATCCGGGCCACGGCAAAGAGCGCATACTCCAGCTTTGGCCATCATAGCTGTGTTTGGCATGCAGCGTACCACCTTGCCATAATCTGGCAAGTGCTATAGCAAGGGCTACATTGCACTCATCAAGTGAAGGACAGCAAGGGAGCACGTACCATTTTCAGGTCCGAAATCCTGATGCCAGCTGCTACACTAACCAGGAGCTGTTCCCCTGTCAGGATAGGACTGATTTCGCTGCACACCATTGGCACCGTGTTGGGTTTCACGCAGAGAAAGATCAAAGTGCAATTCTTGACCACTTCCATGTTGTCATGCGTAACATTGTAGCCTCGTAACTTAAAAGTGACACCTTTTTACCACTTGAACTGACTAGGATGTGGGGCTCACCTTGAGTTTGACTAGATGCTTCTCTGTAGGAGCACTCACCCAAAACTGGCTATCTTTCAAGTGAACTACAAGAAAATGGGTGGCTCATTAAATCATATTACCCGGTCGGGTTATTACCTGACTCGTGGATGCCCAGCATGATGCACTGAGCCATGTTTCCGGCACCAATAAAGCCTATCTTTAGGTTCTGTGTGTCCATCATGGATATGACAACCTCACGATGGGTGAAGCCTCCCAGCCGACGAGAGATGCTTGGGCTTCTATGACTTCAGTAACACTGGTAACACAAAACCACAAAACGCTGTGGATGGATTGCAGTGGCACCAGTAACACCCCTGGTgagcctctttgcaacgaggagTACTGAAGCTGaagccacgacctactagattataacgaccatgtcaggcgcaccccttctatgcgccgcatttttggaagctagcggtggcgcttctgatcgtcctagttattgcttcctcaacttctacaatactttgtacttcagcttaccttagtatttctgtacaagcggtgggcgttccacagatgtttcattctgatgtttattatcatcatcattctacgcgttttcataggagctatcgctgtcgtctgctacggtagtcgtacacacgctaTTCTAGCCACCATACACACGCttcacgcttctgcgcgttcagaattcaaatttccatcgtccaatcgtgttgtgccgatcagtagcgcccctggcggatcgtgcggacaggctcctcatagggttttctgattgtgacgtggtcgttataatctacagctttttccggcgttattaatcctcttgtcgtacattttaatccttatgccatgacatttaatccttttgccatcggaattaatcctcctttcattatttttaatcctcattttacataatttaatccgtttctcatgcaatttagtCCACGTGACTATGTGCgggctacatgactttttttgtgtattttggggcaattcccatgtgtacgcatattgcacgtgcttttcactaatattgtgggtttctgcaccataatggaatactgcgatgcttttcattagatatgcaggtttctgcactgtaatgggataatgtgagactgtcgatcttcattatgatatcctgggactataagcaagtctacggttattcccagtgctttccattcgaaacgcgttttttgcactgtaatgggatactgtttGACCGTCAATcttaattacgatattgtgggacaatTTCCATgactatgggtattacccatgcttttcattcaaatgcaGGTTCCTAGAGTATAACGGGACAGTGTGGGAATGTctctctggtttaggatattgtggaactattcccatgtgtgcgggtattacccaggcttttcgttaaatatgtgggtttctgcactgtcattggatactgtgggactattcccatgtgtgtgggtattacgcacgcttttcgttaaatatgtgagACTCTGCACTGtcacgggatactgtgggactattcccaagtaacgggtattacccatgctttttgttaaatatgtgggtttctgcactgtcatgggatactgtgggactattcccaagtaccgggtattacccatgctttttgttaattatgtgggattctgcactgtgatggaATTgtggactattcccatgtgtgcgggtattacccatgctttttgttaaatatgtgggattctgcactgtgatgggatactgtgggactattcccatgtgtgcgggtattacccatgctttttgtcaaatatgtgggattctgcactgtgatgggatactgtgggactattcccatgtgtgcgggtattacccgtGCTTTCtgtgaaatatgtgggattctgcactgtaatgggataatgtgggactattcccatgtgtctGGGTATTacacatgctttttgttaaatatgtgggattctgcactgcaatgggatactgtgggactattcccatgtgtgcgggttttacccatgctttttgttaaatatgtgggattctgcactgtaatgggataatgtgggactattcccatgtgtctGGGTATTacacatgctttttgttaaatatgtgggattctgcactgcaatgggatactgtgggactattcccatgtgtgcgggttttacccatgctttttgttaaatatgtgggattctgcactgtgatggtatactgtgggactattcccatgtgtgcgggtattacccatgctttttgttaaatatgtgggattctgcactgtgatgggatactgtgggactattcccatgtgtgcgggtattacccatgctttttgtcaaatatgtgggattctgcactgtaattggatactgtgggactattcccatgtgtgcgggtattaccaatgctttttgttaaatatgtgggattctgcactgcaaTGGGACAATGTgagactatttccatgtgtgcgggtattacccatgcttttcgttaattatgtgggattctgcacagtaatgggatactgtgggactggcaatcttgattacgatatcctgggactgtaagtgtgtctatgggtattcccctgCTTTTCATTAAGAACGCgtgtttttgcactaatgggatactgcggggcTGTCAATCTTGATCACGGTATTTTGAAACAACTCCCATctctacgggtattgcacatgcttttcattaataatgTCGGTTTCCTCACCATAATGAGATACTCTGGGACGGTCAACCTAGATTGCGGTatcgtgggactattcccatgtccacgtattttacccatggttttgattaaaaatacgggtttctgtaccgtaatAGGTTAGTGGGACTGTCAACCTtgcttacgatattgtgggactattcacatgtgtgcgggtattacccatgctttttattagatatgcgggtttctgcaccttaatgggatactgtgggactgtcggtCTTCATTACGATATGCTGGGTCTATatgcatgtctatgggtattccacctgctttcaattaaaaacgtggttatttgcactgtaatgggatactgtgggtctgtcaatctggaACATGATTTCGTTGGACTATTTCAGCGTCCAGATAGACAGTCATCCGTCATTCCATAGAGAGAGTCATTCcatccagatagacagtcccatagtatcccgttacagtgcagaaaccatCATTTTGAGTTAAAAACGTGAGtgatacccgtagacatggaaatagtcccacaatattgtGATCCAAATTGACAGATCCACAAAGTCCTATCACAGCGCAAAAACCCGCGTTTGTAATTAAAAGCACgaggaatacccgtagacgtggGAATAGCCCCACAGTATCGTAATCAGGATTGACAGTGCCAGATTAtcacattacagtgcagaaacccacatttttaattcgtagacatgggaatggTCCCACAATACCGCTACctagattgacagtcccacagtatcccataagtgcaaaaacctgcgtttttaatgaaaagcaagaggaatacccatagacatgcttatagtcccaggatatcgtaatcaatattgccagtcccacagtatcccattacggtgTAGAAACGCACATATTtgatgaaaagcatgggtaacacCCACGCACATGGGAacagtcccacaatatcccattacaatgcagaatcccacatatttaacaaaaagcatgggtaatacccacacacatggaaatagtcccacagtatccaatcacagtgcagaatcccacatatttaataaaaagcatgggtaatacccacacacatgggaatagtcccacagtatccaatgacagtgcagaaacccacatatttaacgaaaagcctGGGTAATACctgcacacatgggaatagttccacaatatcctaaaccagagagACATTCCCACACTGTCCCGTTATACTCTAGGAACCtgcatttgaatgaaaagcatgggtaatacccatagtcATGGAAattgtcccacaatatcgtaattaagATTGACAGTCaaacagtatcccattacagtgcaaaaaacgcgtttcgaatggaaagcactgggaataaccgtagacttgcttatagtcccaggatatcataatgaagatcgacagtctcacattatcccattacagtgcagaaacatgcatatctaatgaaaagcatgcgtaATATCcttacacatgggaatagtcccacaatatcgtaatccatatacagagTTCCAGAGTACCCCATTACATGACACAAatccacgtttttaatgaaaacgatgggtaatactcgtagacatggttatagtcccacaacaccgtaatccagattgacagtcccgcagtatcccattatggtgcagaaacccacaatattagtgaaaaccatgtgcaatatgcgtacacataggaattgtcccaaaatagacacaaaaaaagtcatgtagcctacacatagtcacttggattaaattgcatgaaatactgattaaattatgtgaaatgaggattaaaaataatgaaaggaggattaatttcgatggcaaaaggattaaatgccatggcataaggattaaaatgtacgacaagaggattaataacgccggaaaaagctgtagtagATCGTGACTGAAGCTGAGAGGCTGAGATATGGTGAGTATTGTATAACCATATTGTATAACCACATGGTATGTATTGTATTATTGCCGCGTCACTCACGCTTCCAGATGCTTCCGCGCAAAAATGTAGCATGTAGCTCCTGcttctcattggctgctgtgcTGCTGTATGGGACGCCTTGCGTGCTAGTTTCCTCCATGGTTTCCTCACCGAGAAAAATGATGCCATTATATTTAAATgtttatagccctctccttaggaTTCTACCTCCATGTTAAAATTTCATCCTTTTTGTTTTGGCATTTATTAATAGGCTTGTTCTCTCACACGAGTGCCGCACAGACTGTCTTTTCCACGTTGTTGAAATGTTGAAATACTCGAGGAACTTTTTAACTGCTTTATTTGTAGTTTGCTGGGCCTGTATGTTGAAGTCGTTGAAACCGGTTGAAGTCGCCACCCCATTACACTTGACTTTCGGGAATGTGCGCCTCTATTGCCACCTCGGGTTTTTTGGGTTTTCTGCAGCCGCCGCCGCATTATGGTGCTACTGGCTACTGGTGCACTAAGGCTCCCACACTCCCacagagcccatagtttgagataattcaggcaacactggacatgcaaccaatgaaaatgaactatgatgcctacctttcgtccaatcaggagtctctcagtttggctttTACTTTGACTGGTCAAAAAATCTGTAGATTTCAGAAATaatctgtagatctgtagatgtTGTCGGAAATCTGTAGCTCTACATACAAATCTGTAGatgtggcaacactggctgaaactgctgaaacggccgccgggacgctgcacacacatgcgcgcgtacaaaatgcgatttcaaatcgttgtcgaccaatcggagcgcgcacgcagtctgggccaatgagcttgcaacgttgtagattggcgcagtggtacatactctacagccgcatcctcggttacctgaggaggactggtcgagacgcgagacgccgctgccacttctctcccttctcttctcgttcGTAACttcccgccagacaggcagctcgcgaaagaatgctctcttgaaactttgccaaccaatagcggagcgcgcaatgtccttcggccaatgggtatcaactatgatgcctgacggagtaataccacgtgtttatgacgtgcaaacatttttttagatccatgacgaaaacccgagactgggaaaaagacgaaaacagacgacacaacacaaagtctcaattgagactttgtgttgtgtcgtctgttttcgtctttttcccagtctcgggttttcgtcatggatcttagccaccagctcgcttgctttttaaccattttatttttttagagccgcgaagagggggagctgtgggggcctgcTATGGTGGTGCCGCCGctattcatctagccaccatagcCGCATATCGACTAATAGCCGACTAGAGCTAATTCAGAAGGCGGGACTTATCGTCTGCTTGCGATGAATTTCACCGCTCTTCTGGCTCTTCCCCAGTGATCATGAGGTTATGGCTGTTGGTGTGCGTCTGTATCGCACAATGTCATTGCCACGAGTGGACCAAGGATGCCATCAAGAATTACAGGTGCAGTTACCTTATGTAGCATTAATTACAAGAGCGAAACCCTTCTGCCATTAGCATCAGTCGCAGTTGCTAAGGTACGACGTTCGGGGTTCACACATTGAGGATCGCTTTTGTTCGATAGCAGTAACGCAGCCAGAAAATATATATTTCGGgagggaactttacatggggctttcaccctcgtttcccttTCCAAAATGGACTTCGGGAGGTTTTGAACCCAACACACaccacagccacagttgctcacATTCAAATCCTGCAAAAGATAAAGAATGCCTCATTCTTCTTGACGCTGCTACAACCTCATCAACATCTTGATGTTCTCCGAGGTTCTGTTGCCCACCCGAGCTTGCTTGCTGGGGTGAATTGTAAAGTTAAAATATGAGGAGTGGTTGGTTGCAGTTATGTAGTTAAGACCTAGCTACTACGCATTCATTTGCTGCAGGCAGCGCAGCCGCTGACACATGCGTCAAAGCGCTTCAACCCTAAATTACAAACGATggcaaaggtaaaaaaaaaaaaaaaagttttctgtTGTGGATCACTCAGGTCTCCACTGTAAACATGATGGCAGATGTGTTATGCTTAGTAGTAGTGAGCTCACTCTGTCAGAACGATAGAATGAAAATGAGGGCATCTCAACACAGATAATATTTTTCAAAAGACCACTAGCTTGAAATGTCTTGAGAGGAGGACTAGACTTGCTATTAATTGCCTTGGGACAAGTCTTGTTCATTGTTCACACAGGGAAAGCATCACTGCCAGGACAGACTCAGTATTTTACAGCCGAGGATTTCCCCTAAAAAATTTTACAACACCCCCAAAATACAAGGAGGGTGCTCTAAAAGGTGAGTCACATATCTACTTGACAGACAGGCTTCCGCTACCACACAGTAAACAATTTGTGTCAAAGAAACGTACGAAAACATCAGGGTTGCCATGcattgtgtaacaaaataaatacgactatGGAAGCTTTGGTATTCGTGCATTTTGTGTGCGCTATACCGATAGACAGAGatgaaagtttgcgtggtcgtattat is a window encoding:
- the LOC135395128 gene encoding pyrroline-5-carboxylate reductase 3-like produces the protein MMDTQNLKIGFIGAGNMAQCIMLGIHESVHLKDSQFWVSAPTEKHLVKLKLRGYNVTHDNMEVVKNCTLIFLCVKPNTVPMVCSEISPILTGEQLLVSVAAGIRISDLKMHLPDYGKVVRCMPNTAMMAKAGVCALCRGPDVGDEKMDLLRTLLESISLCEEVAENLMDAVGGLSGCGPAYVFLMIEGLADGGVKMGLSRTMALQFAAQTVMGSAKLVLESGIHPAELRDNVCSPKGTTIQGVHALEKRCVRAAFMEAVEAATLRSIELGRKHHPQSPQ